The sequence AGGATGCTCACTGAAAGGATCGCCGCCAGGAGTTGATGTCGCGTGCAGCTACTGGCGAAGATGCCCACGGCAATGAACAGGCCACCCAGCAGGATCATACCCAGGTACCCGACCAGGATGACCGTGCCCACCGGTTTCTGCGAGGCCAGCAGGAGGACGTGGAGCACGGTTGTAGCCAAGAGGGCCACGTAGAACGCCAGGGCACCCAAGAACTTGCCCACCACCACCGACGTCTCCGAGACCGGTGCGGTCATCAGCGTTTCGATCGTCCCGCTGGCAAAGTCGTCCGCGATCGACCGCATGGTCAACAGAGGCAGGGCGAACACCAACACCCCGGCCATCCGCTCGAACAGCGTCCGCAGGCTCGCCTCCTGACCGGGCACCAACGTCTCGGTCACGAAGAAATGCCCGACCAGGGCCAGGAATATCGCGCCCACCACATAGGCGATCGGCTGGTAGAACAGCGAAGCCAACTCCCGCTGGGTGATCGCGGTGATCGCGGCCATGCCACCGCCGCCCGATAGCCCCGGGACACCCGCGCCCGGAGCGCCGCCCGGAGCCTGTCCTTGTGACTGTGATTCTGCCGACATTGTTGCTCGTCCCTCTAAACCCGCTTCGTGAAAGACATCTCGGTTATCTGATACGCAAGAGCGTGCGGCCGACGAACCGCCGCCAGACCCGACCCGCCGGAGCGGACCGGCTCAACCCGCCGCCTTGCGGCCGGCGGTCTCGGCGGTGATCCGGGTGAAGTACTCTTCCAGACTGCCCGTCTCCAGCCGCAATTCGCGCAGTCCCCAGCGGTTCTGCATCGCCAAGCTGGCGATTTCCTCGCGGACGTCCTGGCCGTCGCCACTCTCGATCCGCAGCCGGTTCCAGCCCTGGTGAGCGGTGGCCTCGACCTTGCGAACGCCACCAATCTTCCGCACTGCGTTCTCGATCTCGTGCAGCGGGCCGCGAATCTCGGCCATCAGACGGGAGGCCCCCACGATCTGATCGTGCAACTGACTGATCTGGCCGCTGGCCCGTACCCTGCCCCCGGCGATAATAATCATCCGTTCGCAGACAACCTCGACCTCGGACAAAATGTGCGAGCTGAGGATGATCGTGTGCCGCTTGGCCAAGTCGGTAATCAGCCGACGGGTCTCCCGGATCTGGTTGGGATCGAGACCGATGGTCGGCTCGTCCAGAACCAGCACCTCCGGATCGTGGAGCATGGCATCGGCCAGACCGACACGCTGCTTCATGCCCTTGGACAACTGGCGAATCGGCCGGTTGACGAAGTCGCCCAGCCAGCAGCGCTCGGTCACCCGGTGAATGGCGGCTTCCCGTTGACTGCGGTCCATGCCGTGGAGCTTGCCCCGGAAGGTCAGATACTCGTTGACCCGCATCTCCGGGTACAGCGGATTGCTCTCCGGCAGGTAGCCGATCCGGCGTCGCACGTCGATCGACTGGGTGAAGACATCGAAGCCCGCCACGGTGGCCGTCCCGCTGGTCGCAGGCTGGTAGCACGTCAGGATCCGCAGAGTTGTGCTCTTGCCGGCGCCGTTGGGCCCCAGAAAGCCGACGATCTCACCCTTCTGCACGGTGAAGGAGATGTTGTCGACGGCCAGAAACGACCCGTAACACTTGGTGAGGTTCTTGACTTCGATCATAACTGCCAACCTAAAACATTGCCTACAAAAGACTTATTGTGATTAAGCCCGATCGATAGCGTGAACCGTCCGTGCCGGCCGGTTTTGAATCGGTACGTCGACCGGTCGGCCAAGGTTCGCAACGGCGTTCGGGCTCCCCTGCCTGTTCCCCGATGCCCGCAGGGATCTTCCCCGAATCGCAGGCGGTTTCTGATAGCAGAGCCCTTCGCAGGTGTCAAGACCCGATGTGGGAACCTCCGGGGGGCCAAGCAAGCCCAAGGGTTGCAGGAGGTATCCCTTGTCCAACCGGACCCGCGGCCAGTGATCGCCACACGGTGCCCCCGGATCCTGCGCCTGGCAAGCCAGGGGAGAGAGCGGTTCGGGCGGCGAGGGACCGGCGGTCGAGGCGAGGTCCACCCCAACAGCCCTGCGGGGAGAATCAACTCGCCGCAGGCCCTCAGGCCAGGGCACGGCCCGACGGCGTCAGCGGCTTCCTGGCGTGGCGGATGTCGCAGGGGGTGATGTGCCGCCAGACGGGGACCCGGAAGAGGCTCCGTCCGAGGGAGCAAGCCGGAGCGCCTCGAACCGGGCGGACCATTCCGAGCCGAAGCGATCGGGAACCGCCTGGGTGAGTTTGTCGAGCAGAGCAGCGGCCGCCTGGCGATCCTCGCGACTCAGTTGCTGCAGGTACTCGAGCAATCGGCCGGCGATCAGCCTGCGGATTTCGGGAATCCTGGCCTTGCCGGCCAGGGTGATGACCGGATCGGGGGCGGCGTTCTTGAAGCAGCCGTCGATCATCTTGGCGACGATGCGGGAATGGTCGGCCAACTGCACGGCCGGCAGCACGACCGTGGCACGTGTCCAGGCGGCAGCCGCCTCCTCAATCTGGTTGCTGGCGAACAGGGCATCACCGAGCTGGTCGCGCACCTGGGCTAGACGGCGGGCGTCGGCAGCCCGGGTGCCGGTCTGCGTCTCCAGCTTGGTCAGCAGTTCGACTCTCCGGCCAAGCTCCTTGGCGTCGGTTCCCGACCAGGAGGCCAGGGCCACTTCCTGATCCGCCGGCTGGAGTCGCTGGAAGACCTGCTGATAGGCCTGCCACGCCCGGGACTGAACGGCGGCCGAAGACTCGTTCTTCAGATCCATGCGGCTGCGCAGAATGTCCAGGAGATTCGGCTGATCGCCGAGTGCACCCAGGGCTTCGGCTGCGACCTCGCGAACACCGGCGTTGGTGTCCGTGCCCAGCGTGTCGATAATCAGCCGGAGATAGGCCCGATCGCCGATCCGCCCGAGGCCGCGGACCGCCGCCTGCCGAATGGCCGCCTCCGGATCGGCGGGCTGAAGACTGTCAACCAGAATCGAACCGAACTTGGGGTCGGCGATATCGGACATGGCCTCGAACAAATCGACGCGAAGCTGGGGAGCGGCGATTGGCTGCCGGATACGAGCGCCAATGGCCTCGACCACGGTGGAGAGCTTGAGCGACGCTCTCCCTTTGCCTCTCTCGCAGAGTCGGCCGAGGGCGTCGGCCGCCGCCGCGGCCACGTACTCCGATGTGTCGTGCAGCCCGGCGACGCAATCATCGATGGAGTCCGGATCGGCCAGCTTGCCCAGGGCCTTGTAGATCTCCTCGCGGACGGCTGGGGCATCCTCCTGCCTGAGCATGGCTCGAATCAGGGGGACATCTTCGAGCAAACCGAGGTCGCGCAGGACCATGACCACCTTCTGCCGAACGACCTCGTCCGAGTCACGGCCCATTCCCCGAATGACCTCGAGAACCTCGGCGGTGGGCTTGGTCCCCTTCCGGCGAAGGGCCTCGTGAATGATGTCGAGGGCTTTGAAGCGCTCGATGGCCAGCTCCGACTTCAGCCACTCGCCTAGCCAGGCGATGCGCTTGGTCTCGTCGGTGGTCTCTTCATACAGGGCGTCCATGAGCTTCTTGAGGTGCGCTTGGGTGAGACTCCACTGCTGTTCGCGGCGATACGCGTCGAGGTGGGCGATCACCTTGGGGTCCGTGTAGGTCTCCAGGGCCGCCGCGGCCGCCTTGCGCAGATCGACATCCTCACTGCCGAGCAGTTGCTGCAAGGCGGGCACGAACTCGGGAGCTTGGGGCTTGACCAGGACCACCGCCTCGCAGACCGCCAGCTTGGCGGCACTGTTGTTCTCCGTGGCGAGCAGGGTGGCCAGCGACTTGACCCCCTCGGCCGTCCTGGTACGAAGAATGGTCGTCGCCGCTTCTCGCCGGGTCTTGGCGTCGCTCTGCCCGGCGACTCTCACGAGCTCGGTGGCAACGAGCTCGGAAGAAGTCACGGGCACGGGGCGGGTGGCAGGGGCAGAAGCCGTGACGTCGATCGCGGCGCACCGGTCGGTGCCGGCCAGGGTCGCCGCGGCCGAGATGAGCGTCAGCAGAATAGATGCACTTGCTGCGCGACGCCGACGTGGGAACGACGGCGGCTGGTGTTGAGCCAGTCGCGTTCGGTTCGAGCGCACCATGGACTCCAGCTTTCCTGGCGGCGGCGGTCCTCGCGGCGGGAAGACCTCGCGATTGTCTTCTTTCTAACCCTTCTCGGGCTTCTCTGCAAGGGGCATCTCAGTTTGCGGCCCCCATCGGCCGGAGCTACAATCCAGTATTTGGCCATAAGTCAGCGGGAACGCATCCTGAGACCTCGAGGACCCACCGCCGGACGGCGAGCGGCAATCGAAGCGGGCACCCGACAAGGCATGCTCGTCGGCGCCCCGTGGTACTCACGATGCTCCCTGAAAGGACCATCGATGGGACAGACCCTGACCGAGAAGATCCTCGCCAAGCACGCAGGCAAACCGTCCGTCCGGGCCGGCGACAACATCTGGGTGAGCGTGGACATCCTCATGACTCATGACGTCTGCGGACCGGGCACGATCGGGGTGTTCAAGGAGAACTTCGGCCGGGCCGCCCGGGTCTGGGATCCGGAGCGCGTCATCATCATCCCCGACCACTACATCTTCACGGCCGATAGGATGGCCCACCGCAATATAGACATCCTCCGCGACTTCGTTCGCGAGCAGGGCATCAAGTACTACTACGATCCCGACTTCATCCAGGGCGAGGGGATGCCCAGCCCCTACAAGGACCCGACCCAGACCAGCTACAAGGGCGTCTGCCACAAAACCCTGCCAGAGGAGGGCCACGTTCGACCGGGCGAGATCCTGCTGGGCACGGATAGTCACACTTGCACGGCCGGGGCGTTCGGACAGTTCGCCACCGGGATCGGAAACACCGACGCCGGATTCGTGCTGGGTACCGGCAAGCTGTGGCTGAAGGTCCCGCCAACCATGAAGTTCGTTTTCCACGGGCAGATCCCGCCCTATCTGACCGCCAAGGACCTGATTCTGGCAGTGATCGGCCGTATCTCGGTCAGCGGGGCGACCTACAAGGCCATGTACTTCACCGGCGAGGGCATCGCCAGCCTGACACTCGAGGACCGCATGACCCTGACCAACATGGCCATCGAGGCTGGCGGCAAGAACGGGGTCTGCGACGTGGACGAAAAGACCCTCCGCTACGTGAAAGCCCGTTCCAACCGGGCGCGCTGGGAGGTCTTCACCGACGACGCTGATGCGAAGTTCGACGCCGTTCATGCGTGGGACCTGGCCAATCTCGAGCCGCTGGTGGCCAAGCCGCATTCGCCGGACAACATCGACACGGCCCGCAACTGTCAGGGGACCCGGATCGACCGGGCGTACCTGGGTTCCTGCACCGGCGGCAAGATCACGGACATGATCTTTGCGGCGGCCATTCTCAGCGGGCGACAGGTGAGCATCCCGACCTTCGTCGTACCGGGCTCGACCGAGGTGCACGCGGACATGCTCCGACTCAATGTTCGAGGGGAGACGAGGACCAACGGCGAGAAGTCGGTCATGGACGTCCTCAAGGATGCCGGCTGCACGATCGGTCCGTCGGGCTGCGCCGCGTGCCTAGGCGGTCCGGCCGACACCTTCGGCCGCCTGAACCAGCCGATCGCCTGTATCAGTACGACCAACCGCAACTTCCCTGGCCGCATGGGCCACCGGGATGCGGGGGTCTACCTGGCTTCGCCGCTGACCGTGGCGGCCAGCGCCCTGACTGGGCGGGTAACCGACCCGCGCGACTACATTGGCGCGTCGATCCCGACCGGCACGGCCGGCGTGGTGTGAAGGGGGCAGACAAAGAGAGGTGCTATACCGTGGCCGTGTGCATCTCTGGCGGGAAATGGCCCGTTCCGGACATGGCGACCGGCTTGTGGAGATGCTATACTTGGATGACTTAAGGGGGCG comes from Phycisphaerae bacterium and encodes:
- a CDS encoding HEAT repeat domain-containing protein, which translates into the protein MVRSNRTRLAQHQPPSFPRRRRAASASILLTLISAAATLAGTDRCAAIDVTASAPATRPVPVTSSELVATELVRVAGQSDAKTRREAATTILRTRTAEGVKSLATLLATENNSAAKLAVCEAVVLVKPQAPEFVPALQQLLGSEDVDLRKAAAAALETYTDPKVIAHLDAYRREQQWSLTQAHLKKLMDALYEETTDETKRIAWLGEWLKSELAIERFKALDIIHEALRRKGTKPTAEVLEVIRGMGRDSDEVVRQKVVMVLRDLGLLEDVPLIRAMLRQEDAPAVREEIYKALGKLADPDSIDDCVAGLHDTSEYVAAAAADALGRLCERGKGRASLKLSTVVEAIGARIRQPIAAPQLRVDLFEAMSDIADPKFGSILVDSLQPADPEAAIRQAAVRGLGRIGDRAYLRLIIDTLGTDTNAGVREVAAEALGALGDQPNLLDILRSRMDLKNESSAAVQSRAWQAYQQVFQRLQPADQEVALASWSGTDAKELGRRVELLTKLETQTGTRAADARRLAQVRDQLGDALFASNQIEEAAAAWTRATVVLPAVQLADHSRIVAKMIDGCFKNAAPDPVITLAGKARIPEIRRLIAGRLLEYLQQLSREDRQAAAALLDKLTQAVPDRFGSEWSARFEALRLAPSDGASSGSPSGGTSPPATSATPGSR
- a CDS encoding ATP-binding cassette domain-containing protein, coding for MIEVKNLTKCYGSFLAVDNISFTVQKGEIVGFLGPNGAGKSTTLRILTCYQPATSGTATVAGFDVFTQSIDVRRRIGYLPESNPLYPEMRVNEYLTFRGKLHGMDRSQREAAIHRVTERCWLGDFVNRPIRQLSKGMKQRVGLADAMLHDPEVLVLDEPTIGLDPNQIRETRRLITDLAKRHTIILSSHILSEVEVVCERMIIIAGGRVRASGQISQLHDQIVGASRLMAEIRGPLHEIENAVRKIGGVRKVEATAHQGWNRLRIESGDGQDVREEIASLAMQNRWGLRELRLETGSLEEYFTRITAETAGRKAAG
- a CDS encoding 3-isopropylmalate dehydratase large subunit produces the protein MGQTLTEKILAKHAGKPSVRAGDNIWVSVDILMTHDVCGPGTIGVFKENFGRAARVWDPERVIIIPDHYIFTADRMAHRNIDILRDFVREQGIKYYYDPDFIQGEGMPSPYKDPTQTSYKGVCHKTLPEEGHVRPGEILLGTDSHTCTAGAFGQFATGIGNTDAGFVLGTGKLWLKVPPTMKFVFHGQIPPYLTAKDLILAVIGRISVSGATYKAMYFTGEGIASLTLEDRMTLTNMAIEAGGKNGVCDVDEKTLRYVKARSNRARWEVFTDDADAKFDAVHAWDLANLEPLVAKPHSPDNIDTARNCQGTRIDRAYLGSCTGGKITDMIFAAAILSGRQVSIPTFVVPGSTEVHADMLRLNVRGETRTNGEKSVMDVLKDAGCTIGPSGCAACLGGPADTFGRLNQPIACISTTNRNFPGRMGHRDAGVYLASPLTVAASALTGRVTDPRDYIGASIPTGTAGVV
- a CDS encoding ABC transporter permease subunit, which gives rise to MSAESQSQGQAPGGAPGAGVPGLSGGGGMAAITAITQRELASLFYQPIAYVVGAIFLALVGHFFVTETLVPGQEASLRTLFERMAGVLVFALPLLTMRSIADDFASGTIETLMTAPVSETSVVVGKFLGALAFYVALLATTVLHVLLLASQKPVGTVILVGYLGMILLGGLFIAVGIFASSCTRHQLLAAILSVSILAVFTFVVDYLVEYAPWVWLRQACAGMNVLWHYADFGKGIIDTKSVLFFLSGIVFFLFLATKVMESRRWR